In Brevibacillus brevis, a genomic segment contains:
- a CDS encoding ubiquitin-like small modifier protein 1, translated as MKVKVFANFREICQAKTVEVPMESGDRVIDILESLIQMYPALEEEIFTPERTFKPFVHVFINGRNVIHANGLETRVQEDDQFALFPPVAGG; from the coding sequence ATGAAGGTAAAGGTCTTCGCCAACTTTCGAGAAATCTGCCAGGCCAAAACGGTTGAAGTGCCCATGGAAAGCGGCGATCGGGTCATCGATATTCTCGAATCGTTAATACAGATGTATCCTGCTTTGGAAGAAGAAATCTTTACACCGGAGCGAACATTCAAACCGTTCGTGCACGTTTTCATCAACGGTCGCAATGTCATTCACGCGAATGGCCTCGAGACCAGGGTGCAGGAGGACGACCAGTTTGCGCTGTTCCCGCCGGTGGCAGGAGGGTAG
- the infC gene encoding translation initiation factor IF-3 → MLINEAIRAREVRLIGADGSQLGVVPFREALRIAQEAELDLVNVAPTAKPPVCRIMDYGKFKYEQAKKEKEARKNQKIIELKEVRFSSNIEEHDFQTKLRNVRKFLEDHHKVKCTIRFRGREITHSEIGLAVMERVAAQCEDLATPERKPKIEGRSMIMILAPKAEK, encoded by the coding sequence ATGTTAATTAACGAAGCGATCCGTGCCCGTGAAGTCCGTTTGATCGGTGCTGACGGGAGCCAATTGGGAGTCGTGCCCTTTAGGGAAGCATTGCGCATTGCCCAAGAAGCCGAGCTGGATCTGGTGAACGTTGCTCCTACAGCCAAACCGCCTGTATGCCGCATCATGGACTACGGTAAGTTCAAGTACGAGCAGGCGAAGAAGGAAAAGGAAGCACGCAAGAACCAAAAGATCATCGAGCTGAAAGAAGTGCGTTTCTCTTCCAACATCGAGGAACACGATTTTCAAACGAAGCTTCGCAACGTCCGCAAGTTTCTGGAGGATCATCACAAGGTGAAGTGTACGATCCGTTTCCGTGGACGTGAAATCACCCACTCCGAAATCGGACTTGCTGTTATGGAACGTGTTGCTGCCCAGTGCGAAGATCTCGCTACGCCTGAGCGTAAGCCGAAGATCGAAGGGCGCAGCATGATCATGATTCTGGCTCCGAAAGCGGAAAAGTAA
- a CDS encoding molybdopterin biosynthesis protein has protein sequence MRKIYLEDTPLAEAQQRIASRIRFEPTVEIIPTREALGRVTARPVYAKVSMPNFHASAMDGIAVKAEKTYGADEQHPVRLRRQADFVEVDTGDPIPEGFDAVIMIEHVHQIDEETVEILEAVAPWQHIRPIGEDVVVGEVIVPDRHRLRPVDLGALLAGGNVTVPVLRKPRVAIIPTGSELIEPTETVAEGEIIEFNGAVFAAYLQEWGAEPLCHRIVKDDYELIKSAVKTAIRDADMVLLNAGSSAGREDFTVHVVEELGEVLTHGVATRPGKPVVVGIVDEKPVIGLPGYPVSAYLNLEWFARFLVSHYYGLLEPQRQRIKATVGRRIVSVMGAEDFIRVTIGCIDGQFIANPLTRSAGVTMSMVRADGLLRIPPGDLGYEQGEVVEVELYRPLEQIQNTIVSTGSHDLSMDVLHTLLRKANPGRFLVSSHVGSMGGILAIQKREAHIAGVHLFDEERGTYNQTYVEKYLRDHEVVLVQLVYRQQGWAVKKGNPLGITSVHDLAKDGVTYINRQRGAGTRLLFDYLLKQEAVDRESIYGYSREAVSHLSVAAAVAGGTADAGLCIYSAAAAMDLDFVPVAEERYDLLMSASFYRSQEGQELLACIRSAEFAAEMEALGGYSCRDSGKIVFSSMTHA, from the coding sequence ATGCGCAAAATCTACTTGGAAGACACGCCGCTGGCGGAAGCGCAGCAGAGAATTGCGAGCCGGATCCGTTTCGAGCCGACGGTGGAAATCATCCCGACACGCGAGGCGCTGGGGAGGGTGACAGCCCGGCCCGTTTACGCCAAAGTGTCCATGCCGAACTTCCACGCTTCCGCCATGGACGGGATCGCAGTCAAAGCGGAAAAAACGTACGGTGCCGATGAGCAGCATCCGGTGCGTCTGCGACGGCAGGCAGACTTCGTGGAGGTCGATACGGGAGACCCGATCCCCGAAGGCTTCGATGCGGTCATCATGATCGAACACGTCCATCAGATTGACGAGGAGACCGTCGAAATCCTGGAAGCGGTAGCTCCCTGGCAGCATATACGGCCGATTGGCGAAGACGTGGTGGTCGGCGAGGTAATTGTGCCGGATCGGCACCGTTTGCGTCCGGTTGATCTGGGGGCGTTGCTCGCGGGAGGAAACGTCACGGTGCCGGTTCTGAGGAAGCCGCGTGTAGCCATCATTCCGACGGGCAGCGAGCTGATCGAGCCGACCGAAACGGTGGCGGAGGGGGAAATCATCGAGTTCAACGGAGCGGTGTTCGCTGCCTATCTGCAGGAATGGGGTGCGGAGCCTCTCTGTCATCGCATTGTGAAGGACGATTACGAGCTGATCAAAAGTGCCGTAAAAACAGCCATTCGGGATGCGGATATGGTACTCTTGAATGCAGGATCATCTGCAGGACGAGAGGACTTCACCGTCCATGTAGTGGAAGAACTGGGAGAAGTGCTGACGCACGGTGTCGCGACTCGTCCGGGCAAGCCGGTGGTCGTCGGTATCGTCGATGAAAAGCCGGTGATCGGACTGCCCGGGTATCCCGTGTCGGCGTATCTGAATCTGGAGTGGTTCGCCCGCTTTCTCGTCTCCCATTACTACGGTCTTTTGGAGCCGCAGAGACAGCGGATCAAGGCGACAGTCGGCCGACGCATCGTCTCGGTCATGGGGGCCGAAGACTTTATCCGCGTCACCATAGGCTGCATCGACGGGCAGTTTATCGCCAATCCGCTCACTCGCTCAGCTGGTGTGACGATGTCGATGGTGCGGGCGGATGGCCTCTTGCGCATCCCGCCTGGCGATCTCGGCTACGAGCAGGGGGAAGTCGTGGAGGTGGAGCTGTACCGCCCGTTGGAGCAGATCCAAAACACGATCGTCTCCACTGGCAGCCACGACCTCTCCATGGATGTGCTGCATACGCTGCTCAGGAAGGCAAATCCGGGACGGTTCCTCGTCTCATCCCACGTCGGCAGCATGGGCGGCATTTTGGCGATCCAGAAACGGGAGGCCCATATCGCAGGCGTCCACCTGTTTGACGAAGAGAGAGGCACATACAATCAGACCTATGTGGAAAAGTATTTGCGGGATCACGAAGTCGTATTGGTCCAGCTCGTATACCGGCAGCAAGGATGGGCAGTGAAAAAGGGCAATCCGCTTGGAATCACGTCCGTCCACGATTTGGCCAAAGATGGCGTCACCTACATCAATCGCCAGCGGGGGGCGGGGACGAGGCTTCTCTTCGACTACCTGCTCAAACAGGAGGCGGTGGACAGGGAGAGCATCTATGGCTATTCACGAGAGGCAGTGTCCCATCTGAGCGTGGCTGCCGCAGTCGCCGGGGGAACGGCTGACGCCGGACTCTGCATTTATTCGGCGGCTGCGGCGATGGATCTGGACTTTGTTCCGGTAGCGGAAGAGCGGTACGACTTGCTGATGAGCGCTTCGTTTTACCGCAGCCAGGAAGGACAAGAGCTGCTCGCCTGCATCCGCTCCGCCGAGTTCGCAGCCGAGATGGAGGCCCTGGGCGGTTACAGCTGTCGCGACAGTGGCAAAATCGTATTTTCTTCTATGACTCATGCCTGA
- a CDS encoding ABC transporter permease has translation MMLTQDVWEVIWLSLQVTTSSVLIGMVIGIPLGACLGLYTFPGKRLIVALIYTCMGLPPVLVGVVVYLLLSRYGPLGSLDLLFSAEAMIIAQVALVTPILAGLTMSAVHGKERTYWETAKSLGASPYQLMITIVKEARGGIWSGVAAAFGRAISEVGAVMLVGGNIEHHTRVMTTAIILETRTGNFTAGLQLGLILLAISFLFNSFLIAGVLNQMKTGRR, from the coding sequence ATGATGCTTACCCAGGACGTCTGGGAGGTCATTTGGCTCTCCCTCCAGGTCACGACTTCTTCGGTTCTGATCGGCATGGTGATCGGCATCCCCTTGGGTGCTTGCCTCGGGCTGTACACCTTCCCCGGAAAACGGCTGATCGTAGCGCTCATCTACACCTGTATGGGACTTCCGCCAGTCCTGGTGGGCGTGGTGGTGTACCTGCTCCTCTCCCGCTACGGTCCGCTCGGCTCGCTCGACCTCCTATTCAGTGCCGAGGCCATGATCATCGCCCAGGTGGCGCTTGTCACCCCGATCCTTGCCGGTTTGACGATGTCTGCCGTACACGGAAAAGAGCGCACTTACTGGGAAACGGCCAAAAGCCTCGGCGCCAGTCCCTATCAGCTGATGATTACAATTGTCAAGGAGGCTCGGGGAGGGATATGGTCGGGTGTCGCAGCCGCATTTGGCAGAGCCATCTCCGAAGTGGGAGCAGTCATGCTCGTCGGGGGGAACATCGAGCACCATACCCGTGTCATGACGACGGCGATCATCCTGGAGACGAGGACCGGGAACTTTACCGCCGGCTTGCAGCTGGGGCTCATCCTGCTGGCCATCAGCTTTTTGTTCAACAGCTTTTTGATCGCGGGCGTGCTGAATCAAATGAAAACCGGGCGGAGGTGA
- the glp gene encoding gephyrin-like molybdotransferase Glp: MKFFHVKTVTETLDVIAREFEPIRPPVELSLPNALDLVLAEDVVSDEQVPHFARSTVDGYAVRARDTFGASDSLPAFLDVTGKIEMGKEASSYLKEGQAQSIPTGGMLPDGADSVVMIEHVEEVDDLINVYRQVAPGENVIRAGDDVQTGELVIEAGKRLRPQDLGVLSAIGKTKVRVYPSPIVAILSTGDEIVPADRKVLAPGEIRDINSITIAAAARQCGAEVIDGGIVPDDYPLFVQRAKELYDRADLLLLSGGSSVGTRDYTEQVMQSLGEPGVLVHGVSIKPGKPTIIAKAGGKPVMGLPGHPASAMIIFHLFVAPLIRRLQGESPSPYDRRLPARISRNVASAVGRSDYIRVKLEEREDGLWATPVFGKSGLISTLVKSDGMVEISANKEGILEGEVVQVHLFR; encoded by the coding sequence ATGAAATTCTTTCATGTGAAAACGGTAACGGAAACATTGGATGTCATCGCACGCGAATTTGAACCGATTCGTCCGCCTGTGGAGCTGTCATTGCCGAATGCGCTCGATTTGGTGCTGGCTGAGGACGTCGTCTCGGATGAACAGGTCCCGCACTTCGCCCGGTCGACCGTTGACGGATACGCGGTGCGTGCCCGGGATACATTCGGCGCCTCCGACTCGTTGCCCGCCTTTCTCGATGTCACCGGTAAGATCGAAATGGGCAAGGAGGCTTCGTCGTATTTGAAGGAAGGACAGGCTCAGTCGATTCCGACGGGCGGCATGCTGCCGGATGGCGCAGACAGCGTCGTGATGATCGAGCACGTCGAGGAAGTGGATGACCTGATCAACGTCTATCGGCAAGTCGCACCGGGTGAAAACGTGATCCGGGCAGGAGACGATGTACAGACAGGGGAGCTCGTCATCGAGGCTGGCAAGCGGCTTCGTCCCCAGGACTTGGGCGTGCTTTCCGCGATCGGCAAGACAAAGGTTCGCGTGTACCCGTCCCCGATCGTCGCAATCCTGTCTACCGGAGATGAAATCGTGCCGGCGGATCGAAAGGTTTTGGCTCCCGGAGAAATCCGCGACATCAACAGCATCACCATAGCGGCCGCAGCGAGACAATGCGGCGCGGAAGTAATAGACGGAGGCATCGTCCCGGATGACTACCCCCTGTTCGTCCAAAGGGCAAAAGAACTGTATGACCGTGCGGACCTGCTGCTCCTGTCCGGCGGCAGCTCGGTCGGAACGCGCGATTATACGGAACAGGTCATGCAGTCGCTCGGAGAGCCGGGGGTGCTGGTTCACGGCGTTTCGATCAAGCCCGGCAAGCCGACGATCATCGCCAAGGCTGGGGGAAAGCCCGTCATGGGGCTGCCTGGCCATCCCGCTTCCGCAATGATCATCTTCCACTTGTTTGTCGCTCCCCTGATCCGAAGGCTTCAGGGGGAGAGTCCGTCGCCGTACGATCGGCGGCTGCCGGCGCGCATTTCGCGCAATGTTGCATCGGCAGTGGGACGCTCGGACTACATTCGTGTTAAGCTGGAGGAGCGAGAGGACGGCTTGTGGGCTACTCCTGTCTTCGGCAAATCCGGATTGATCTCGACTTTGGTCAAAAGTGACGGCATGGTGGAAATATCCGCAAACAAGGAAGGGATTCTGGAAGGCGAAGTCGTCCAGGTGCATCTTTTTCGCTAA
- a CDS encoding aldehyde ferredoxin oxidoreductase family protein encodes MKLGGFKNREMLVDLSAGTVSYREINEELARKYIGGRGLGVKYVYDNGPLVEPFSEDNILCLMTGPVTGSRSSMSGRLCMVTKSPLTGTVTDSHMGGWSAARLKWAGIDNVIFKGASDKPVYLFIENGQGELRDASDLWGKGTRATVAAMQQRYGKDDLSVVCIGQAGENLVRFAGFINENDRAAGRGGTGAVAGYKKLKAIVIKAGQKGNMPQPAQDEEYKKANQKALKAIMEGGLTAPKKGGLSVYGTNVLTSIINEVGALPTMNSKYTHWDGAEGHSGETVNATLLVADNTCHACPVACKKEVEVKDGKYKTRVESFEYESGWALGANCGVSDAAPISFLINLCNEHGMDTIELGNTLSCMMEAFERGLTEEKIDWGDADRMIELTEMLVFRKGIGNILAEGTARAAKAFGDENLAMCVKGQAIPAYDPRGIQGIGLGYATSNRGACHLRGYTVASEIAGIPMPTDRLVPEGKGELLKVFQDLLAFSDSMNICKFSSFSENAEHYAEQYSTMTGATVTADDVMKIGERIYNLERHFNNLAGFDKREDDHLPKRFTEEPASGNSAGHVSRMDVMLDEYYQVRGWVDGVVPQEKLKELNIV; translated from the coding sequence ATGAAGCTGGGAGGATTCAAAAATCGGGAAATGCTGGTTGACCTCTCCGCAGGCACAGTGAGCTACCGTGAAATCAACGAGGAGCTGGCCCGGAAATACATCGGCGGCCGCGGCCTGGGAGTAAAGTACGTGTACGATAATGGCCCGCTGGTGGAGCCGTTTTCGGAAGACAACATCCTTTGCCTGATGACGGGGCCGGTCACGGGTTCCCGCTCGTCCATGAGCGGACGTTTGTGCATGGTCACGAAATCCCCGTTGACAGGCACTGTCACGGACTCGCACATGGGAGGATGGTCGGCTGCCCGACTGAAATGGGCCGGCATCGACAACGTGATCTTCAAAGGCGCTAGCGACAAGCCCGTCTACCTGTTCATCGAGAACGGACAGGGTGAACTGCGGGATGCCAGCGATCTTTGGGGAAAAGGCACGCGGGCCACAGTGGCTGCGATGCAACAGCGCTACGGGAAAGATGACCTGAGTGTCGTCTGCATCGGACAAGCGGGAGAAAATCTGGTGAGGTTCGCAGGCTTCATCAACGAGAACGACCGCGCAGCGGGACGCGGCGGCACTGGAGCGGTAGCCGGGTACAAAAAGCTGAAGGCTATCGTCATCAAGGCCGGACAAAAAGGCAACATGCCGCAGCCGGCGCAGGATGAGGAGTACAAAAAGGCAAACCAGAAAGCCCTTAAGGCTATCATGGAGGGCGGTCTGACCGCACCGAAGAAAGGCGGCCTCTCTGTTTACGGTACCAACGTCCTGACCAGCATTATCAATGAGGTCGGAGCGCTGCCCACGATGAACTCCAAGTACACGCACTGGGACGGTGCCGAAGGGCATAGCGGCGAGACAGTCAATGCCACGCTGCTGGTAGCCGACAACACGTGCCACGCCTGTCCGGTCGCGTGCAAAAAGGAAGTCGAAGTGAAAGACGGCAAGTACAAGACGAGGGTAGAGAGCTTCGAATACGAGTCGGGCTGGGCGCTCGGGGCAAACTGCGGCGTCAGCGACGCTGCGCCGATTTCCTTCCTGATCAATCTGTGCAACGAGCACGGCATGGACACGATCGAACTGGGGAACACGCTGTCCTGCATGATGGAGGCATTTGAGCGGGGACTGACGGAGGAAAAAATCGACTGGGGCGACGCCGACAGGATGATCGAGCTGACCGAAATGCTGGTCTTCCGCAAAGGTATTGGAAACATTCTCGCCGAAGGAACAGCTCGTGCGGCAAAGGCTTTCGGGGATGAAAACCTGGCTATGTGCGTGAAGGGCCAAGCGATACCGGCCTACGATCCGCGCGGCATTCAGGGAATCGGGCTTGGCTATGCGACCAGCAATCGCGGTGCTTGTCACCTCCGCGGCTATACGGTAGCGAGCGAGATCGCGGGAATTCCGATGCCGACCGACCGTCTGGTACCGGAAGGGAAAGGCGAGCTGCTCAAGGTGTTCCAGGATCTGCTGGCGTTTTCGGACTCCATGAACATCTGCAAGTTCTCCTCCTTCTCGGAGAATGCAGAGCATTACGCCGAGCAGTACTCCACGATGACGGGTGCCACCGTGACAGCAGACGACGTCATGAAAATCGGCGAGCGCATTTACAACCTGGAGCGCCATTTCAACAATCTCGCCGGCTTCGACAAGCGCGAGGACGACCATTTGCCCAAGCGATTCACGGAGGAGCCGGCAAGCGGAAACAGCGCGGGACATGTCAGCCGGATGGACGTCATGCTGGATGAGTACTATCAAGTGAGGGGCTGGGTCGACGGCGTCGTTCCGCAGGAAAAGCTCAAGGAACTGAACATCGTATAA
- a CDS encoding substrate-binding domain-containing protein, whose translation MMKQLRFFTAFLLLSLLLLISACSSQAPQSSTSSAPAASSSAAPAPAPAPGPATKEAKEIVLATTTSTQDSGLLDYLLPIFEKESGIKVKVVAVGTGQAIKLGEDGNADVLLVHARKSEDEFVAKGFGINAYDVMYNQFYIVGPSDDPAGVKQAKTAKEAFERIAGKKAVFISRGDDSGTDKKEKGIWKEAGITPDKSWYLSSGQGMGETLQMTDEKGAYTLTDEATFLSRKLHLDIVMQGDKSLLNPYGIIQVKSSTKQEEGMKLIEFFTGAEGQKLIGQFGEKEYGKGLFVPDAKKR comes from the coding sequence ATGATGAAGCAATTGCGTTTTTTCACGGCATTTCTCCTGTTGTCTCTTCTCTTGCTGATCTCCGCCTGTTCCTCGCAGGCGCCGCAGTCTTCCACCTCGTCTGCTCCGGCGGCTTCCTCTTCGGCTGCTCCTGCCCCCGCACCCGCTCCGGGGCCCGCGACAAAAGAAGCCAAGGAAATCGTCCTGGCGACTACGACAAGCACCCAGGATTCCGGCTTGCTTGACTACCTGCTCCCGATTTTCGAGAAAGAGTCCGGGATCAAGGTAAAGGTCGTCGCAGTCGGTACCGGACAAGCCATCAAGCTGGGGGAAGACGGCAATGCCGACGTCCTGCTGGTACACGCGCGCAAATCGGAGGATGAATTCGTCGCGAAAGGATTTGGGATCAATGCTTATGACGTGATGTACAACCAGTTTTACATCGTTGGTCCCTCGGACGATCCCGCCGGCGTCAAGCAGGCGAAGACCGCCAAGGAGGCCTTTGAAAGAATCGCCGGGAAAAAGGCTGTGTTCATTTCCCGCGGAGACGATTCCGGCACGGACAAAAAAGAAAAAGGAATATGGAAAGAAGCGGGCATCACGCCGGACAAGTCCTGGTATCTCTCCTCCGGACAAGGCATGGGAGAGACACTGCAAATGACCGACGAAAAAGGGGCGTATACATTGACCGACGAGGCGACCTTCCTGTCCCGCAAGCTCCATCTGGATATCGTGATGCAAGGCGACAAGTCTCTTTTGAATCCGTACGGGATCATCCAGGTCAAATCCTCGACGAAGCAAGAGGAAGGAATGAAGCTGATCGAGTTTTTCACTGGGGCAGAAGGCCAAAAGCTGATCGGGCAGTTCGGCGAAAAAGAGTACGGGAAAGGCTTGTTCGTTCCCGACGCGAAGAAGCGCTAG
- a CDS encoding substrate-binding domain-containing protein → MESDYLTPDEVAVELKLTRYTVYELIKRGDLPASKIGRTLRILRSDLHAFMYKSKSREDPLLHASAPPHRGQAQPFEIIFAGSHDLTIDLLARKLSERGITLLPAFCGSLDGLIELYKGRVELAGTHLLDNMTGEYNLPYIRCLLPTDGVSVVNLVSRWQGFVVPKGNPRMITSWDEFLSGRHRIVNRQRGSGTRVLLDFTMRQMEVSPEAIPGYEVELTTHYATAAAVLQGTADAALGIESVARGLGLDFFPIQEERYDLVIPARFARQERFLQLLDVLRDPAFKQAVVAQGGYNVSSTGKVIDRMV, encoded by the coding sequence TTGGAAAGCGATTACCTGACCCCGGACGAGGTTGCCGTGGAGTTAAAGCTCACCCGGTATACCGTGTACGAATTGATCAAACGCGGAGATTTGCCTGCCTCGAAAATCGGACGGACCCTCCGTATCTTGCGCTCGGATCTCCATGCCTTCATGTATAAAAGCAAGTCTCGCGAGGATCCGCTTCTACATGCGTCCGCGCCTCCCCATCGCGGGCAAGCGCAGCCCTTCGAGATTATCTTTGCAGGCAGCCACGACCTCACCATCGATCTGCTCGCCCGCAAGCTGTCGGAACGAGGAATTACCCTGCTGCCGGCATTTTGCGGCAGTCTGGACGGGCTCATCGAACTGTACAAAGGCCGTGTCGAGCTCGCAGGCACGCATCTTTTGGACAACATGACGGGGGAGTACAACCTTCCTTACATCCGCTGCCTGCTGCCGACTGATGGAGTCTCGGTAGTCAATCTCGTCAGCCGCTGGCAAGGCTTCGTCGTACCCAAAGGCAATCCGCGGATGATCACCAGCTGGGACGAGTTTTTGAGCGGACGGCATCGGATTGTGAACAGGCAGCGGGGCTCCGGCACGAGGGTGCTCCTGGACTTCACGATGCGGCAAATGGAGGTTTCTCCGGAGGCGATTCCCGGATACGAGGTAGAGCTGACCACCCACTACGCGACTGCTGCAGCCGTCCTGCAAGGTACAGCTGATGCGGCGCTGGGGATTGAGAGCGTGGCGCGCGGACTTGGCCTTGATTTTTTCCCGATCCAGGAGGAGCGCTACGATCTCGTGATCCCGGCCCGCTTTGCCCGGCAGGAGCGTTTTTTGCAGCTGCTAGACGTGCTCCGCGATCCCGCGTTTAAGCAGGCGGTGGTCGCCCAAGGCGGCTACAACGTATCTTCCACGGGCAAAGTAATAGACAGAATGGTTTGA
- a CDS encoding ThiF family adenylyltransferase — MDLNNTRYSRQMLFAPIGVSGQEQLAKKKAAIVGMGALGTVIADHLVRAGVGHVRMIDRDFVEESNLQRQMLYDENDAQEHLPKAVAAARKLRRINSGVNVEGIIADLHAGNAESLLADVDLILDGTDNFQVRYLINDVAIRHDIPWIYGGAVRSRGMFAVILPGVTPCFRCLFPHAPAGRGETCDTVGVLGPLVSIVASYQAAEALKLLVGAASELNPYLEQIDIWQNDHDQLSISDGRNPDCLACVRKQLDYLDTPMVHSEEFAVLCGRDTVQIRPARHSPIDLPSLARRFEPLGPVEHNRFLLRFHIEGHTLVFFQDGRMLIQGTDDLTVARSLYAKYVGH, encoded by the coding sequence ATGGATCTAAACAACACCCGCTACTCCCGGCAAATGCTGTTTGCACCCATCGGTGTGAGCGGCCAGGAACAACTGGCGAAAAAAAAGGCCGCCATCGTCGGGATGGGGGCCTTGGGAACGGTGATAGCCGATCATCTGGTTCGGGCCGGCGTCGGACACGTCCGGATGATCGACCGCGATTTTGTAGAGGAAAGCAACCTGCAAAGGCAGATGCTGTATGACGAAAATGACGCACAAGAGCATTTGCCAAAGGCAGTCGCCGCGGCCCGCAAGCTGCGGCGGATCAACTCCGGCGTGAACGTCGAAGGCATCATCGCCGACCTGCACGCAGGCAACGCCGAGTCTCTTCTCGCTGATGTCGACCTCATTCTGGACGGCACTGACAACTTTCAGGTACGCTACTTGATCAATGACGTCGCCATTCGCCATGACATTCCGTGGATATACGGGGGGGCTGTCCGTTCTCGCGGCATGTTCGCCGTCATCCTCCCAGGCGTCACTCCCTGCTTCCGCTGCCTGTTTCCCCACGCCCCTGCCGGAAGGGGAGAGACGTGCGATACGGTAGGCGTCCTCGGTCCGCTCGTTTCGATCGTCGCTTCGTATCAGGCTGCGGAAGCGCTCAAGCTGCTGGTCGGGGCCGCCAGCGAGCTGAATCCTTACCTGGAGCAGATCGACATTTGGCAAAACGACCACGACCAGCTTTCCATCTCGGATGGACGCAATCCGGACTGTCTGGCCTGCGTGCGAAAGCAATTGGACTATCTGGATACGCCGATGGTCCACTCGGAGGAATTCGCCGTACTCTGCGGCCGGGACACGGTTCAGATTCGGCCCGCTCGACACAGCCCCATCGACTTACCTTCCCTGGCCAGAAGGTTTGAACCGCTCGGCCCTGTGGAGCACAACCGCTTTTTGCTCCGCTTTCATATAGAGGGACATACGCTCGTATTTTTCCAGGACGGGCGCATGCTGATACAAGGCACAGATGACCTGACGGTTGCGCGCAGCTTGTATGCGAAGTACGTCGGTCACTGA
- the moaA gene encoding GTP 3',8-cyclase MoaA, translating into MTEQVLDTRKRPLRDLRISVTDRCNFRCQYCMPAEIFGPDFEFLPQHKLLSFEEITRLTEIFTSLGVGKIRITGGEPLMRKDLPALIRMIRQVEGVSDIAMTTNGSLLSRHAKALKEAGLDRVTVSLDSLDEERFGRMNGRGYRVTDVLSGIEAAVEAGLSVKINMVVQRGVNDQDILPMARFFREQKHTLRFIEFMDVGNSNGWKLDQVVPSSEIVRMIHEEMPLEAIDPNYYGEVASRYRYVGTEQEIGLISSVTQAFCSTCTRARLSAEGKLYNCLFASTGSDLRAPLREGQSDAEIRELIRKIWEQRDDRYSEIRLNDTPGLAGRAKVEMSHIGG; encoded by the coding sequence GTGACTGAGCAAGTACTTGATACACGAAAACGCCCTCTCCGAGATCTGCGTATTTCCGTGACAGACCGCTGCAATTTTCGCTGCCAGTACTGCATGCCCGCCGAAATATTCGGACCGGATTTTGAATTTTTGCCGCAGCACAAGCTGTTGTCTTTTGAAGAAATCACCCGCCTGACGGAAATATTCACCTCTCTGGGGGTAGGGAAGATCCGGATTACGGGCGGCGAGCCGTTGATGCGGAAAGATTTGCCTGCATTAATCCGAATGATCAGACAAGTGGAAGGCGTCAGCGACATCGCCATGACGACGAACGGCTCGCTTTTATCCCGCCACGCCAAGGCGCTTAAGGAGGCAGGCCTGGATCGGGTGACGGTCAGCCTCGACAGCCTCGACGAAGAGCGCTTCGGGCGAATGAACGGCAGAGGGTACCGCGTGACAGATGTCCTGAGCGGGATCGAGGCGGCAGTGGAGGCGGGACTGTCCGTCAAGATCAACATGGTCGTCCAGCGCGGTGTCAACGATCAGGACATTTTGCCGATGGCCCGCTTTTTCCGGGAGCAGAAGCACACCCTGCGCTTCATCGAATTCATGGATGTGGGCAACAGCAACGGCTGGAAGCTGGATCAGGTCGTCCCCTCCAGCGAGATTGTGCGGATGATCCACGAGGAGATGCCGCTTGAGGCGATCGATCCGAATTACTACGGAGAAGTGGCCTCGCGCTACCGGTATGTCGGCACCGAGCAGGAAATCGGGCTGATTTCTTCGGTGACCCAGGCGTTCTGCTCCACCTGCACGCGCGCACGGCTGTCCGCGGAAGGCAAGCTGTACAACTGCCTGTTCGCTTCGACGGGAAGCGACCTGAGAGCGCCGCTGCGGGAAGGGCAGAGCGACGCCGAGATCCGGGAGCTGATCCGCAAGATCTGGGAGCAGCGCGACGATCGGTATTCCGAGATTCGTTTGAATGATACGCCAGGCCTCGCGGGCCGCGCCAAAGTGGAAATGTCCCACATCGGAGGCTAG
- the rpmI gene encoding 50S ribosomal protein L35 — protein sequence MPKMKTNRAAAKRFKKTGSGQLKRDRAFGSHLFANKSTKAKRHLRKAAMVSKGDQKRMEQMLTYL from the coding sequence ATGCCTAAAATGAAAACCAACAGGGCTGCTGCGAAACGTTTCAAAAAGACTGGGAGCGGCCAATTGAAGCGTGACCGTGCTTTTGGTAGCCACTTGTTCGCCAACAAATCCACAAAAGCGAAACGCCACCTGCGTAAAGCTGCAATGGTATCCAAAGGCGACCAAAAACGCATGGAGCAAATGCTCACTTACCTGTAA